The Halotia branconii CENA392 region TTCCTTGATGTTGGCAATAGCTTCTATTTTCGTTTTTCCCTGACTGATACAAGCAGGTAAGCTAGGACATTCAGCCACCCAATAACCATCTTCTCCTGGATAAATTATTACTTGCCGTTTCATCTATTACTCCTACAACATATCTGGATTGTTCCCCAACTCTCTTAATCTAGCTTCCAAGCGAGCAGCTTTTTCAACAGCAGCTTGAGCTTGTGTAACTGCGGCTTCTTACCTAGCAACAGCAGCTTGTGCTTGTGCAACAGCAATTTCCGCCTGTGTAATTGCGGCTTGTGCTTGTGCAGCAGCGGCTTCTTCTGGTAACAAAACCAAATTACCAGCCATATCGTAAAACCGTAACCACACCGCTGTTTCTCTATCTATTGTTCCCTCACTCGTACCCAACCAAAAGCCTAAACGCTTACACCATAGCCATCCGCGCTCATTCGGGGTCAAAGGCTGGTACTGCTGATTATCATCTAAATGCCACCCTTTTAAAGAATTAGGATCAAAGGGGTCATAGACAAAATAATCTGAGGTGCGGAAAGTTTGTTCATAAAGATCTTTTTTAATACCCTGATCTATGGTTGCTGTAGATGGTGACATCAATTCCACAATCACATCAGGATAACGACCGTTTTCTTCCCAAACTACCCAGCCTTGTCTTGAATTATTGCCGTCAACATTAAGAACAGCAAAAAAATCTGGGCCGCGGAAATCACGGTTACGAACCTGGGCGCTGCTGTAATAAATAAACATATTGCCGCCAGTGAAGAAATCATTACGGTCAGCCCAAGCTTGTTGCAATGACCTAATCAAAACATTCATAGCAATACGGTGGCGATTTGATTCCAAGGGTTCACCATCATCAAAAATTAAATCTGTTGGTGGCATGGGGGGTTGCCATTCTACAACAGCCGCTGGATTGTTCTCAATATTCATGAGCGATCGCCTTTTTCACAAAGCCTTAAATTGACTATAAATTATTCTTTACCCAACTTCTAAAATTACGCATAGCTTGACTTCTCCCAATTGTTAAACACTGTTGAACATACTCATTAACTAATTCAATAATGGAAATATTAGGAAAATTAGGACTAAATTGCGATTTTATATATTTGCTTTCTTGTAACAAAAAAATTTCTAAACCTTGTTGTGTATATCGCCAAAGTTCAGGGACTCCCAAAATTTCATAATTCTCAAATCGAGTGCGGGAGGTAATATCAATTTCAATAGCTAAATCTGGTGGCAGATCTATATTTAAATCTATGCGATTTTTACCAATGACAGCAGCTTGATTTTGAATATAAAAACTGGTATCCGGTTCTACTGCTTGCCGCATTCGCTCATTTTTTAGGGTTGTAGAACCAAAAGGCTCAAAATCAACTTCAAGTTTGTCTAATAAAATTCTCACTAACTCGCCAAAGATTTCTTTATCTTTTTCGTGTTCTGGTAAGGGAACCATAATTTCTAACCAGCCATGACTATAAGAAATACGTGCGGCACGCTTATCTCCCATTTCTTCTAAAATATTTTCTAACTGCTGCCAACTAATATCTTTGAGCAGCATTTGTTGGCCTGGTTTGACGATAATTTGTTGTAGTTTTAAAAGCATATCGCCTCACAGAATAGGTCTAAATATTATTCTAAATCCGTTGAGTTAGTCACGCGATCGCCTGGGCTTGGCAACTTCTAGCCAAAATTTCCGGTAAAATTAACTTCAAAAGACTGTGGATAGGGAGATACGAGGGTTGGCTACACTTGGTGTTAACATCGACCACATCGCTACCATCCGGCAAGCACGGCGGACGGTAGAACCAGACCCCGTAGCGGCGGCGGTGCTGGCAGAATTAGCAGGTGCAGACGGCATTACA contains the following coding sequences:
- a CDS encoding type II toxin-antitoxin system HicB family antitoxin codes for the protein MKRQVIIYPGEDGYWVAECPSLPACISQGKTKIEAIANIKEAIELYIEVLQEENRPIPEDHLETVLVDV
- a CDS encoding Uma2 family endonuclease; amino-acid sequence: MNIENNPAAVVEWQPPMPPTDLIFDDGEPLESNRHRIAMNVLIRSLQQAWADRNDFFTGGNMFIYYSSAQVRNRDFRGPDFFAVLNVDGNNSRQGWVVWEENGRYPDVIVELMSPSTATIDQGIKKDLYEQTFRTSDYFVYDPFDPNSLKGWHLDDNQQYQPLTPNERGWLWCKRLGFWLGTSEGTIDRETAVWLRFYDMAGNLVLLPEEAAAAQAQAAITQAEIAVAQAQAAVAR
- a CDS encoding Uma2 family endonuclease; this translates as MLLKLQQIIVKPGQQMLLKDISWQQLENILEEMGDKRAARISYSHGWLEIMVPLPEHEKDKEIFGELVRILLDKLEVDFEPFGSTTLKNERMRQAVEPDTSFYIQNQAAVIGKNRIDLNIDLPPDLAIEIDITSRTRFENYEILGVPELWRYTQQGLEIFLLQESKYIKSQFSPNFPNISIIELVNEYVQQCLTIGRSQAMRNFRSWVKNNL